The DNA window GGGATTTAAGAAGTGATAAATGTCTGGGTTGGGATGGGGTGCTTGGGAAGCAAGTGGAAGTGTATGGAGAAAGTCACAGAAAATAAAGTGAATGTGATTTGCTTTTACATTCAGGTGAAAATAATGAATGAGAGAAGTAGACATTTACATTGTTACTATCAGAGCAAGGGCAAGGGTAACATGGAAAATGGTATAATATTGTAAGTTGTTTCTTAATGAGGACTAggtaataaatggtgctggggtcCCAAGGAGAAACCTTCATAAGGATACTTTGGTGGGGCCCAGTAAGGAAAATGTCAGTCTCCTTGTTCTTAAtactcagggtttttttgttttgttttgttttgttttgtttccgaAACTAGTTTACAGACCTAGTGCTCATGTTGTCTTCTCATATGCAGGATGAGCGGTGGGCATACTCAGTGATGCTATGTACCTGCAGGTATATACAGTGGGCCCAGATTATGCCCATGCTGAAGCCAGAAAATCTCCAGCTCTCGATGGGAAGGTCGAACGAGACAGTGAAGGGAAAGAGATTCGATATCCAGTCATGCTGACTGCCATGGAAAAGCTGGTGGCCAGGAAAGTCTGTGTAGCATTTAAGGTAGTGAAAGGCCTTTGGGGGATGGTGCTGTGGAGTgagggaaagggacaggagcAGGGGTCTGGAAGAAAGAGTGGCTCTCTTGTTTTCATCTTGCTTCTTTCCACTGCAGCAAACAGTTTGTGGTTTTGACCTTCTTCGTGCCAATGGTCACTCCTTTGTGTGTGATGTCAATGGCTTCAGTTTTGTCAAGAATTCGATGAAATACTATGATGACTGTGCCAAGATCCTGGGGTAAGGACACAGTGGTCTGGACTGGGGAGAATGGgcttagagaagagagaaagctttttgccttattttaaatattataaaaaggattaaaaaatgaaaaaaggaaaataaaaaaagggctTCTTAGCCCTTTTGCCTTCCTAACACTGTACTCCCCAGTTACAACTGTTAGCAGTTTTACATATATGTCTTTTTCTACCATGTATAAACAAACTATTTATAGTACTAAATGTGATCATACTGTAATACTGttttaaaacttgattttaaagtaaatttaccatgtaatatttaaaaatgtatgaggaggggtacctgggtggctttgtccgTTAAatgtccagttcttgattttcgctcaggtcatgatctcaaggtttatgagatcaaggaccacattgggctccacactcacagcacagagcttgcttgggattctctgtctctccctctctctctctctttctctctctgcctctgtctgctcctcccctgttcattcgtGCACATGCgtgagttctttctctctctcaaaataaatacatgaatttttgaaaagttaaaaaaataaaaatgtatgaggAATAATGAACATAGTGAGTATTCATGTATTCACCATAAATCTTCATATATAAAAtctttctggggtacctgggtagctcagtgggttaagtgtccgacttcagctcaggtcatgatctcattcctAGAGTTCgcaccccgcatcaggctctgtactgacagctcagagcctggagcctgcttgggattctgtgtctccctctctctgcccctcccctgcttacactgtgtctctttctaaataaataaattaattaaacattagatataaaatctttctttgaggtttatttattttgagagagtgcaagcaggggaggggcaagaagagagggggacagaggatctgaagtgggctccggggcacctgggtggctcagtcggttaagcaactgacttcagctcaggtcatgatctcgcagtttgtgggttcgagccccgcgtcgggctctgtgctgacagctcagagcctggagcctgcttcggattctgtgtctccttctctctctgttcctcccctgctggttctctgtctctctctgcctctcaaagataaataaacattaaaaaaaatttttttgaagtgggccctgtgctgacagcagagagcctgatgtgaggctcgaactcatgaattgtgatatcatgacctaagcagaagtcagacacttaactgacagagccactcaggcttgaataaaatattaagaatactCCTTGCTAATTACATCCCTTCCCTTTCTACCCAGAGGTAACCACAATCCTTAATTTGGTGTTTGTCATTCCCatgcatttattaatattttaatacatctaTGGGGGCTTTTTTGGGGGGCATGTTTTTAgagtttatataatatattctacAACTTGCTAATTTCTGTGAGCTTTATTCATATGTGTAGTTgtggttcattcattttcatacatttcttcatgtttttccttCTAGGAACACCATCATGCGGGAGCTTGCTCCACAGTTCCAGATCCCATGGTCCATCCCCACAGAGGCTGAGGACATTCCCATTGTCCCTACCACATCTGGCACTATGTGAGCAAAAGTATAAAATCTGGAGTAACCTACTTAAGGCACCTGAATCAGACCAGTGGTTACTTTCTGACCCTATACCATATGACTAGTGGAGGCTGGGTATCTTCTAGGCAATTTCCTTAACCCTGCCTATATTCTTAATCTCAGTTTTTCCTCTGCTCTTTGACATGTCATGTAGGATGAAATGATGGGAGGTGGTGTGGGGTGGGTTGGAGGAAAGGCTCTAATGACATTCCCTATCTTAGGATGGAACTCCGTTGTGTCATTGCAATTATCCGTCATGGAGATCGTACTCCCAAGCAGAAAATGAAGATGGAGGTGACACATCCAAGGTAGGATGAATGTCCTGATTTAGACAAATAGTTTTTTGTGAGAGAGATGGGGATGGGGAAGTTCCCAAAGGCTTTGACTGTCTCACCCCATACTGAAGCTTTTCCTTACTTCTTcagatttttcagtctgtttgaAAAACATGGTGGCTACAAGACAGGGAAATTAAAACTGAAGCGGCCTGAGCAGCTACAGGTAAGGTGGTGAGTTGGGCTGGGAGGAGCGAGGTGGGTATGGGATTGGGGGCCTCAGTGAGAGACCAGGATGAAAGGGTAACTGCCCAGGACTTGGTCTCCTTCATGGATACCCTATTATTTCCTCCAGGAGGTGCTGGACATCACAAGGCTGTTACTGGCTGAACTGGAGAAAGAACCAGGTGGTGAGATCGAGGAGAAGACTGGGAAACTAGAGCAGCTGAAGTCTGTGCTGGAGATGTGAGAAAGGGGATAGGAGAGGGGAGCCAATGACAGTGAGAACTAGGTGCTGGGGTAGAAAGTAAACTGAGTTTATCCTGCAGGTATGGTCATTTCTCAGGCATCAACCGGAAGGTGCAGTTGACTTACTACCCTCATGGAGTAAAAGCTACTAATGAGGGGCAAGGTAAGATATAATACTCCCTTCCTATTACCACTCAAGTCTCTTATTCTTAAACCTTTAGATGACCTGAGGgtgctctgactcttgatttcagctcaagtcgtgatttcacggttcgtgggttcaagccccacatcaggctctgcactgacaatgtggagcctgcttgggattctctctctctctctctctctctctctctctctctgcacctctcctacTTGCgctcttgcctctctctctttctcaaaataaataaacttaaaaaaataaacaaaacccttgggatgagccctgggtgttatacgtaggagatgaatcactggattctacacctgaaaacattattgtactatatgctaactaacttggttgtaaattaaaatatagaaataaataataaaaaacaaaacctttagaTGACCTCTACCCCAGATCACCATTCTGGGCTCCTCAGAAGACCTGACATTTAGATGTCCCcactactttcctttttttttcttttcttttttttttttttaatgtttatttattttggtgggggggaggggcgggtagagagaggggacagaggatccaaagccggctctgtgctgacagcagacagcccaaagGAAAGGCTCTTGAACTCATAGatcttaagatcatgacctgagccgaagctggacatttaactgactgagccacccagctgccccccctCCCAGCTATTTTTCTTAGATCTAGACCTATTCACTTCCCCTTATTCCTGCAGATCCACAGCGGGAggccctgtccccttctctgttgCTGGTACTGAAGTGGGGTGGAGAACTGACTCCTGATGGCCGTGTTCAGGCTGAGGAGCTGGGACGAGCTTTTCGCTGCATGTACCCTGGAGGACAGGGTGAGTGAGTGTCTGGGGGGCAAATAACAGGGCTTGGATGAGATGATTAGAGAATAAATTGGGggaatgaagagacagaggcaaTGGGAAAGTTAAAGGGGGAAAGAAGCATTCTTTCTTCCATGTGGGTATGTATAGCAGTCCATTCTTGgtcctcccctttctcccccagGTGACTATGCTGGCTTCCCTGGTTGTGGGCTGCTTCGTCTCCATAGCACTTTCCGCCATGATCTCAAGATCTATGCCTCTGATGAGGGCCGTGTCCAGATGACTGCTGCTGCCTTTGCTAAGGTGCACACTATAGTTCTTTCACAGTCCCAGCTTCCATTAGATAGAGAAGCTAAGAGTTTGGAGAACTAGTTGGGAAATGTCAGGGTGTTTATGTGCTGACTCAGAGAAGTTTCTGCTTGTGTCTGACCCATTCTGTACCACTGAGAATGAGCTGAGAATAATTAAGTGGGCGTAGGCACCTTGACCTGTACTCCTCGCCTCTATACCAGCTCTCATTTGATCTCTGAGACCATTTAGGCTTAGGGGAAGTAGACTGGAAGGAAAACTAATAGATTTTGTGCTTCCCCTCCAGGGCCTTCTGGCTCTAGAAGGGGAGCTAACACCCATTTTGGTACAAATGGTGAAGAGTGCCAACATGAATGGGCTACTGGACAGCGATGGCGATTCCTTGAGCAGCTGCCAGCACCGGGTGAAGGCTCGACTGCACCATATTTTGCAACAGGATGCACCCTTTGGTCCTGAGGATTATGATCAGGTCAGGCTCTCCCTATTTTTGTGCCCAATGTACCGCCATCCCAGATTCCTAGAATTCTAACTAATGGTGATCAGTAATGGTACTTACTACATTGTAGACACTGCTTTCcatacattttctcattcaatCTTTACCCTTTGAGTTAAGTATGGGTCTATAATCTCTTActcataatttcaaaaataaaaaagatcaagcACCAAGATTCATTTGGTAGCAAAACCTGACATGATAAGACTATTTCTAATTcttggggctcctaggtggctcagtcagtttagcctccgactcttgatttcagctcaggtcataatctatgggttcaagccccgcatccagctccaCATGGACAGTGCaaattctgcttgggattctgtttgtctatctgtctgtctctctctttctctctctctctctctctctcctgcttgggattctgtttgtctatctgtctgtctctctctttctctctctctctctctctctctctgtccttcccctgcttgcactgtctctcaaaataaataaataaacttaaaaaaaaaagactattactaattcctatttattttgtttagtgtaAATAGTCATATATTGTGCTGCAGAAACATAAATGTGTTTAGTTATGCCCTCAGTCCTGCTAGAGGTATTATATAACATATGACTATGTGCTATATTAATTCTAAAGTCTGAAAAATTCTCAGTTCTAAAACAGTcagtcccaaagattttgaatgaaataatgtttcagttatttattgctACTTAAAAAACTACCCCAAAACTGAGTAACTTAAAACAATATCCATTTTATCTTACTCATAGTTCTAGGTTCACCTGGTCTTCCTTGGGGTCTCTCCTAAAACTGCCCAGATGTTGTCCATGTGTTGGGGCTGAAaccatctgaaggcttgactgggtcGCTAAGATAGCTGGGTTCTCTCCCACTTTATGCTCTACCTATAGTCTTAGAGCCTCTCCTCTCCATATGTTTTCTCCATGTGGTTTCTCTAGCATGGTAGCCAGACTTCTTAAATGGTAGCTTAGGACATCCCAAAAGCAGAAGCTTCCaagctcttttatatttttaaaaaatattttatttttaagtaacctctacacccaacatggggctcaaactcacaaccctgaggtcaagagccaaacactctactgactgagccatctaggtgcctcCTTccaagctcttttattttttattttcagttttttaatttagagagagagtgcactcaagcaggggagaggagcaaaagagagagagaatcttaagcagactccatgctcagtgcagagcctaacatggggcttgatcccatgaccctgagattatgacctgaaccaaaatcaagaatcgtatgctcaaccgaatgagctgcccaggcaccccccgaGCTCTTTTAAAGTATATGTCAAGACTTAATTAGTTAAATGTAactttgctttttggttttgttttattttattttattttattttggttaagCAGTCACAGGGCCAGTACACAGTGTAGATTGTAGGCAAGAAGAAGGTAACAAAGAGTTAATGACCATATTTAATCCACCATAGGAACTGTGGACTTGTACTacttttcccccattttaaaaatgagaaaacctaACCTCAGAAAAATTTAAGCAACCTTTCCAAGGTCACCTAATTAGTATTAACCTAAAGAGTCTAACCTGAGAGCCCGGACTGTTCACCACTATAGTGTACTGTCTCACGGTAGTAATCACAGTGGATGCCATTACCCAATGTTATCTTTTTTTGCTGTGTATCCAGACCTTGATTGACTGGGAATCATATGCCAGACAGTGATTTTGTACTATCCTCCCACTGATAGCTCCTCATTTCTgatggatttgttttttaaagaaagtatatttttatagaagCTGTAGAACcccttgaatcttttttttaagattttttttttttttgagttatctGTACACTCAGcatgggttcaaactcacaacctcaagatcaagagttgactgctctaccgactgagccagccaggtgccccccacttgAATCATTTTAAAGTGTGTAGTTCAGTGTATTAAGTATATTCAGTTAAGTCTATTCACAATATGGTGTAACCATTTCTGATGGGTTCTTCAATGAGCTAAGTAGCTGAGAACATTGTCTGGAGAATggcattttttgtatttttctctgagCAGGACTTAATAAGGACAGGACCTTGCTCTCTTATTTTCCAATCAGTGTCAAATTCAAAAGCTAaagcactttttctttctctcttgcttctttttgCTAGCAAAAATGGGACTTGTGAGGACCTAGGTTGAATATGTGTTTTCCACCCATAATCCTCTTTTCACTTCCCCATTCTTCATTGACTGTCACTGTCCTGAAAGCTTGAGCTGGAATCTAGTTCTGAGGCAAGACCTCTACTGTAGGTTCAAGCTAACATTTTGTTTAGAGGAATAAGATTTTGTTACCTCTGTTACCCACTCATGAAAACCTTGTGTAGGGATTGTGAGGGGTTGGTTTAATctttattcctcagtattttccatgtatattttagAACCCCCCAATAAAAGAACctaggtttattttatttcctctggatTCTAAGGCTTTTACCCTCAACCCTCCTTAGATGACTGTGTGTTTGAGCAATCCTCTCATCTTGGAACTGGTGGTctgccctgtagcccaggaattcTCATTAGAGTGAGCCTATAAACAGATCTTACTGGCAGACAGTTTCTGTAATAGGCTCACAGGATTCTgcacaatcagcacagagcctatctTGCTTTTCATCTCTCTGTTGCTCATAGCTCGCTCCCACTGGAAGCACTTCCCTCCTCAACTCCATGGCTATCATCCAGAATCCTGTAAAGGTCTGTGATCAGGTATTTGCCCTGATTGAAAACCTCACTCATCAGATCCGGGAAAGGATGCAGGACCCCAAGTCTGTAGGTGGGTATGAATAGTACTATCTTCCCTTCAAGGTTTCAGGTATGGATGGGTTACTCAGGCACTCCTGTGCCCTCTTCTAAGTGTCTGAAACAAGGCATCCTCATCTCTCTGATTCTACTGCAGATTTTTTAGGGTCTTTTGTTGAAGGTAAAATCTTTGGTTCTTTCTGACTGTCTGTCTTCCTTCCAGACCTGCAACTCTACCACAGTGAGACTCTAGAGCTCATGCTACAGCGTTGGAGCAAGCTGGAGCGTGACTTTCGACAGAAGAGTGGGCGCTATGATATCAGTAAGATCCCTGACATCTATGACTGTGTCAAGTATGATGTGCAGCACAACGGGAATCTGGGACTTCAAGGCACAGCAGAGTTACTACGTCTCTCTAAGGCACTGGCTGATGTGGTCATTCCCCAGGTGTGTCTCATAGCCTGGGGCactgggaaaggaaggggagaaaagcagaaaggagggATGGTGTGGGAACCAGGGAAAGAAAACTTAGAGAAAGAATTAGTTGAGTTGCTATATTTGTCAGGGTTCACTCTGGCTCTGAGTAAGTGCAAGAGGCTAACTGAGGAGACACCTGGAGAGGGGGAATGTGGTGGATATGAAAGAAACTCTAGACCTGAGGTGAAGACAAGCATCATCTTGGGCCTGGGAGTATGAGGCAAGAGGGAAACAAGATTCATCGACGTACTTATTCCTGGCCTGTGGCCCCTAGGAATACGGGATCAGTCGGGAGGAGAAACTGGAAATTGCTGTGGGCTTCTGTCTTCCACTGTTGCGGAAGATACTACTTGACCTGCAGAGAACCCACGAGGATGAGTCTGTCAACAAGCTGCATCCCCTGtgagggagggctgggaggggtgctggatggagggaggggcatATCAGGGAGCCCTGGGAGGAATCCAGGCTGGTACAGCTTGGGGAACCAAGAATAGAAGGGGTCCTGGGATAGAAAGGAAAGCAGTCTTTGAGTTGGGAGGAAAGAGTTTGTGGAAGGGTGGGAAGAAGATTATCTGACAGTGTGAATGACTTAGCTCTTATCTTAGGTACTCTCGAGGGGTGCTCTCCCCAGGTCGCCATGTTCGAACACGTCTCTATTTCACCAGTGAAAGCCATGTCCATTCCCTACTCAGTGTATTCCGTTATGGGGGACTTCTTGATGTAAGGATCCTCCTTCCTTCAACGTATGAACATTTATTCCAAGCATTCTTTTACTCTCCTCTTCCTGCTTTTTATTACAAGCCTTCTgtattctctttgtctccctgccccttccctgacttCCTAGTCCTTGGTCATTGACTTTCATCTTCTTTTGTTCGGTAGGAGACCCAGGATGCACAATGGCAGCGAGCTTTGGCTTATCTTAGTGCCATTTCAGAGCTCAACTATATGACCCAGATTGTCATCATGCTTTATGAGGACAACACACGGGTGAGGAGCATTagccaatgggggggggggggtaatgagggtgccctttctttctccttaattCTCATCTTAGAAACTTTCATATCCTTATAATTTGTAGAATTCAGCTAGGTGTGACACCCAAGGACAGCATGTCACAGAGCATCCAGGAGATTCCTTCTGGaacaaaaaaaagtgttttgggaTGGTGTTGAGCCAGAGAGCTATCAGACAACATAGCTCTGCATTAGGGAGGGTATAGAATTTGGGATGATGTTATGATGAGTCTTTTTCACTCAAACATTATTATACGTTTTTCATCTGGCTTCACAAAGGTATCTTTAACTGTGCTGCTGTATGTACTGTAGCAAAACTGAATTACTGTGAGAGAAGGATGGAAAGAGTTGTAGAACTGGAGGCTAGAAAGTTGTGTGGGGTGGTGGATCACAAATGGTAGAAGTGAAGTAATGAGGAATCTTTAACACTAGACTATAGTTAAGGGGAAGCTTACGATAGATCAGCCCCAAAGTGGAGTAAGATACTGGAACCTCATCCCTGGGAGGATATATCCTCTTGAGTTCTTCTCTGTTGTCCCTGCCTGGTCTTCCACCACCATATTCAGCTTTTCCAACTGCCCCTTCATCTGTTGATGCCCCATAGGATCCCTTATCAGAGGAGCGGTTCCATGTGGAGCTACACTTCAGCCCTGGAGTAAAAGGTGTTGAGGAAGAAGGCAACGCCCCAACTGGCTATGGATTCCGTCCAGCTTCTTCTGAGGTGGGTTGGAGTGCTGGGGTTTTAGATTAGAGGATTTAGGAACCAAGTGGTGGGAAACTTGAAAACAGTACAGGGAGGTAAGAGGGTTGGGGGTCTAGGATTAGAAGGCTGGAGGCCATTAACTCCTCTTGAATCTGTGCTTGTTGTTGGGTAGAATGAAGAGATGAAAGCAGACCAAGGCAGCATGGAGAACCTGTGCCCAGGGAAGGCATCGGATGAGCCAGACCGGGCATTGCAGACTTCACCTCAGCCCCCTGAGGGCCCTGGCCTCCCAAGGAGATCACCCCTCATTCGTAACCGAAAAGCCGGCTCCATGGAGGTAATAGGAGGGGCTTGGGAGAAAGAAGTGGTGGAATTGTTCATAGGACAATATCCATAAATCCTCTGAATCACTTTGGGGGGATTCTTGGCACCTTAAGCAGAGTCCTTCTGCCCCTGAtggatatgttttatttaatctccGTTTCATAGCTGGTCTCCCAATAAAGCTCCTTTAAGTTGGTTGCTACCTCTGAGATTAAGGAGATGTCAGTGAGAGGTGCCGAGAGATAGGATTTTAAGAGATGATAATGAGGAGGAGGCCTTTGGATGAATTTGAAAAGGCtgttctttaaaaggaaatatagtaGAAATAGCATGAACTCTGGGCTAAACTCCCAGGCTGATATCtagaagctgtgtgaccttggacaggtaaCTTCTCCAAGCCTCAAGTTTTTTTTTGTCTATGAAACACAAGCAATATCCACCatatagatgctcagtaaacagtagctataataataaaacaattgatACTAAAGGCCAGgctgtctccatctctttgtTCCCTTGGGTTAAAAACTATAGCTCAAACAGGAGCAATTATATAGCACTCTAATTTCATTCCTTTAGAGTTATCGGTATTCAttccagaaaggaaataaagtatgGAGGTCTCTCTGTGTTACCCTCTGTTCTGATGAGGAGATCTAGGGACCTGGGCCTGTGTCTGCCTCTAGGCCTGGTTCCAATTCTCTAGCCTAGAGGAAGTAACTGTTGTAAATATTACATTGTATCCAGCTAACTGTGCTGGGGTTTTTGTTCCTGGTTTTTTCCTGCAGAGTCTTTTCCTCTTGGGCCCAATGACACTCTTTTTGACCCCATGATTTATCCCTGTCTCAGTGACTCTGACTGTCCGATTTGGGTCCTGCTTTGACAGACAAATCTGTTCACCTGGCTTTGTACCAGCTCTCTGTCTTAAAGGAATTGATCTTTCATTTTAGGACTACTCAGAAGAATTTGCAACTAGCTTACATAGGTTCAGCCAGAGGTTTACGGTTCAGATTTTGGAGAAAGTTGGAAAGATAAACTGCACTCTGTTTTgggcttattttttcttcctgattattTTAAGATAGATTTGATGTTGTGACTACTCAGAGCTTCTTTAAGTGTGGTATGCATCATTTTCCCTTTGATGTATAAGTTAACTTAGTATCCATAATATACTAGTACCCTGCAGACTCATGTGACTAGATCAAATGGACAGAATGATGTATAATCTTCCATCAATAAAATGCTTTTCCACATCTGAATGTCTTCCCCATTCACATCGTCTGCCAGTCTCTCTGGCACTGTTGTGCTTAACCCCCACTTTTCTGGTTTAAGCAGTCGAGAGACATAGGCAAAGCAGAGCCCTCTGTGTATCATCTCTCAGACTTGAGGagttggcttttttctttcaggaCTATAGGGAAGCTTCCTGTTGTAATCACATTCCTTCCTTTTAGTTCCTAGTGTTACTTATACCATGGCTTATCCAGGATGATGGTAGCCCAAGATATGTTCCTCAGTTTTGCAAGAAAATTGTCTCTTTACTCCTTGGTCACACAgccttttaatattaatatttcctttccttattctATAGGTATAGGCATTGGTAGTTTTATCCTTATTGACTACAACGCTTCCCCCATCCCTTCTTCTGCTCTTGTCATCTCATATTTTTGGACAGTTTTAGAATATAGATCTGTGACCTTCATAGCAGCTGTGCCCTAGGTAATGATCCTCTCCAGGTCTATAACTAGCTCTGCCTCACTGGGGCTTTTGGGAGCCTGGGAGTTAAAGGAGCCGTGACCGGCTTTCCACCCGGTCTGATTGCAGGTCATGAACATGCAGTGCACGGGGAACCTGGACCTGATCCCCTTGCGGGGACGGCGCCGCAGGAGGTCAGGAGACCTCCCCCGGCCTTCCCCAGCCATCGGCCTACAGCCCCGGGCTGTGTCCACCACTCACCTGGCATCCTGCACACAGGTGTCCCTCCCTACTtcatcttcctttcctgcctctaTCTTTGCCTTTTGGGACCTAGGGACTCAGAACATTATCTGGGGGTTGGAGGGTGTGTATGTTGGGGTTTGTGTGATTAGGCCTTCGTAGCCTTTTTAGAAATCTGTTACACGTCTCCAGACATGGAGGGGAGGGCCTCTTGGTTCAGATAAGAAACTGAGTGTGGTTGCCATAACCACAGTTGTCCCATGGAAAGAAGAGAGGGTAGCCAGactttatttcttattgttgCTCAGCTATTGTGATTGGCTTTCTGAATCCCATGGAGGGATAGATAAGATTAAGGAATACTGCTCTGCTGAGAACTGAAAATAGTTGAATAATGATTTCTCAGATTTGGGATAGAAGGGCAATGGGGACAGGCATCTTGGAAATACAAGTGCCTTCTGGTATGGGATTCCCTGTACAGTTCCCTCTGCGAAGTACATTCTTCAttcccttttcattcttcttcccCCATAAAAATCTTTTGATTCTTCCAGACTTTCTGACATTGCTTGGCTTTATAGGGGCAGGAATTCTGGACCAGGGTTTTAGACTTCTTGGTTGAGGTGCCAAAATGGTAATACAGAGTCCTTTCTCTCCAGGTGCTTTCTGAGACTTCATCCTCGAGGCCTGGTGGCTACCGGCTCTTTTCATCTGCACGGCCACCAACGGAGATGAAGCAGAGTGGCCTAGGTATGGTCTTCCAGCATCTCACCTGTTGTTGTTGGGGAGGTGTGTCTGTCTGTTCCTCAGGGTTTTATTGTGGGAAACCTTAGTCATGGGTGTTGGGGTCATTTCAGTCTGTGGAATTGTCGGTGGGGCTAGGGAGGATGAATTGGGAGAAGCCAT is part of the Neofelis nebulosa isolate mNeoNeb1 chromosome 7, mNeoNeb1.pri, whole genome shotgun sequence genome and encodes:
- the PPIP5K1 gene encoding inositol hexakisphosphate and diphosphoinositol-pentakisphosphate kinase 1 isoform X11, with the translated sequence MWSLPASEGESATAHFFLGAGDEGLGTRGIGMRTEESDSELLEDEEDEVPPEPQIIVGICAMTKKSKSKPMTQILERLCRFDYLTVIILGEDVILNEPVENWPSCHCLISFHSKGFPLDKAVAYSKLRNPFLINDLAMQYYIQDRREVYRILQEEGIDLPRYAVLNRDPARPEECNLIEGEDQVEVNGAVFPKPFVEKPVSAEDHNVYIYYPSSAGGGSQRLFRKIGSRSSVYSPESSVRKTGSYIYEEFMPTDGTDVKVYTVGPDYAHAEARKSPALDGKVERDSEGKEIRYPVMLTAMEKLVARKVCVAFKQTVCGFDLLRANGHSFVCDVNGFSFVKNSMKYYDDCAKILGNTIMRELAPQFQIPWSIPTEAEDIPIVPTTSGTMMELRCVIAIIRHGDRTPKQKMKMEVTHPRFFSLFEKHGGYKTGKLKLKRPEQLQEVLDITRLLLAELEKEPGGEIEEKTGKLEQLKSVLEMYGHFSGINRKVQLTYYPHGVKATNEGQDPQREALSPSLLLVLKWGGELTPDGRVQAEELGRAFRCMYPGGQGDYAGFPGCGLLRLHSTFRHDLKIYASDEGRVQMTAAAFAKGLLALEGELTPILVQMVKSANMNGLLDSDGDSLSSCQHRVKARLHHILQQDAPFGPEDYDQLAPTGSTSLLNSMAIIQNPVKVCDQVFALIENLTHQIRERMQDPKSVDLQLYHSETLELMLQRWSKLERDFRQKSGRYDISKIPDIYDCVKYDVQHNGNLGLQGTAELLRLSKALADVVIPQEYGISREEKLEIAVGFCLPLLRKILLDLQRTHEDESVNKLHPLYSRGVLSPGRHVRTRLYFTSESHVHSLLSVFRYGGLLDETQDAQWQRALAYLSAISELNYMTQIVIMLYEDNTRDPLSEERFHVELHFSPGVKGVEEEGNAPTGYGFRPASSENEEMKADQGSMENLCPGKASDEPDRALQTSPQPPEGPGLPRRSPLIRNRKAGSMEVMNMQCTGNLDLIPLRGRRRRRSGDLPRPSPAIGLQPRAVSTTHLASCTQVLSETSSSRPGGYRLFSSARPPTEMKQSGLGFEGCSMVPTIYPLETLHNALSLRQVSEFLSTVCQRHTDAQAQASAALFDSMHSNQASDSPFSPPRTLHSPTLQLRQRSEKPPWYSSGPSSTVSSAGPSSPTAVDGNCHFGFSDQPSVSSHMIEEHQGLGMLPGNGEQEFPVEGMQEPIEPSQSSQEPPVETSQPCQEVSEEISQPCQEVPDISQPCQDIPEEFSQPCQEVPVISQPCQKDHDNVNQICQEVPQIHQPCQKASQLCQKISEEACHLCQENPEEVSRPCQEVSVEVGRLAHGFPVGVGGLVQEIGVEVGKPAQEIPEELSESCQFFVEVGRLIQEASAINLLSQDIPEVDKPSQEFPGEDDLQVQEVPEVNQQSWVFPEVTDQLPGEDIPQAQCQSSDPNPQSQSLACNQHSPLPPATCD